The Methanosarcina vacuolata Z-761 genome includes a window with the following:
- a CDS encoding RNA-guided endonuclease TnpB family protein — MKRGNRYRIYPNKEQKVLLEKHFGCTRFIYNKLLNIKSTLYKKFRISISEFELNNHLLVLKEVYPFLKEVNSGALQQASRNLNSAFNHFFKDGFGYPQRKKKKDHHFSFQLPQNYNLNVEKSEIQLPKLGWMKIKVHRNIQGEMKTLTVSRTPTGKYYVSILTDDGEKYPEPIPFSHATLIGVDVGLMTFATLSTGEKIDNPKFLKTSLERLKFLQRKVSRKVIGSKNRRKAVYKLAKLHEKIANQRHDFQHKVSNKLISDNQAIAVETLNIQGMMKNHKRAQSTGDAGWYSFVLKLQYKAEWFGKTILKINQWLPSSKTCNVCGYKHPNLTEDIREWQCPDCGNIHDRDINAAINIKNFAVGTTV; from the coding sequence ATGAAAAGAGGAAACCGATACCGAATATACCCTAACAAAGAACAAAAAGTTCTTTTGGAAAAACACTTCGGTTGCACTCGATTCATATACAACAAGCTTCTTAATATTAAATCTACATTGTATAAAAAATTTAGAATAAGTATTTCTGAATTTGAACTTAATAATCACCTCCTAGTTTTGAAAGAAGTATATCCTTTCCTGAAAGAAGTCAATTCAGGAGCATTGCAACAAGCAAGTAGAAATCTTAATTCTGCTTTCAATCATTTTTTCAAAGATGGTTTTGGGTATCCTCAAAGGAAAAAGAAAAAAGATCATCATTTTTCCTTCCAGCTTCCACAAAACTATAACCTTAATGTGGAAAAATCAGAAATCCAGCTACCAAAATTAGGCTGGATGAAGATTAAGGTACATAGAAATATTCAGGGAGAAATGAAAACATTAACAGTATCCCGAACTCCTACAGGAAAATATTATGTTAGTATTTTAACAGACGATGGAGAAAAATATCCTGAACCTATACCGTTTTCTCATGCTACCTTAATCGGTGTAGATGTAGGACTTATGACCTTTGCTACTCTTTCTACTGGTGAAAAAATAGATAATCCTAAATTCTTGAAAACCTCCCTTGAAAGATTGAAATTCTTGCAAAGGAAAGTTTCAAGAAAAGTTATAGGATCAAAAAACCGGAGAAAGGCAGTATATAAACTTGCTAAGTTGCACGAAAAAATAGCTAATCAAAGACATGATTTTCAGCATAAAGTTTCTAATAAGCTAATCAGTGACAACCAAGCAATAGCTGTAGAAACTTTGAATATTCAAGGAATGATGAAAAACCACAAACGAGCACAAAGTACAGGAGATGCAGGATGGTATAGCTTTGTACTGAAATTACAGTATAAAGCTGAATGGTTCGGGAAAACTATATTGAAAATAAATCAATGGTTGCCATCCTCAAAAACCTGTAATGTTTGTGGCTATAAACATCCTAATTTAACCGAAGATATTAGAGAGTGGCAATGTCCCGATTGTGGTAATATCCATGATCGAGACATTAATGCCGCTATTAATATCAAAAATTTTGCCGTAGGAACTACGGTTTAA
- a CDS encoding PKD domain-containing protein, translated as MKKLVMILALVGALSLVSIASAQFTSPQTWGSFGNGERQFYGMSGIATDTSGNIYVAELDNRVQKFSGNGEYITEFNISARDIAIDSAGNIYATVNDSIQKFNSAGTRLNTWGSTGTENGYFNFPTGIALDSSGNIYVSDMENNRIQKLDSSGSYLTSWGTPGSDNGSLKSPAGITVSGNYVYVADMGNYRVQKFDLDGNYVSSLGSKGTGNTQFNSSIAVANSPSGNIYVADYYNNRVIEYDSNFSYLTQYTGLSYPTALVVANDNLYVLASGDYQVYQYNDNIHADFTANVTSGFAPLTVQFTNLSENAESIAWDFENDGVIDTYESNPVHEFITAETYTVNLTASNENGTDSALATINVFENVVFPGYTNPPTDFNHDGLCEDINGNGNVDFDDVVAYYDNMEWIEENAPVILFDYNNNDNIDFDDVVILYGLL; from the coding sequence ATGAAGAAATTAGTAATGATATTAGCACTGGTTGGTGCTCTTTCCCTTGTCTCAATTGCTTCGGCTCAATTTACATCTCCGCAGACATGGGGTTCATTTGGAAATGGTGAAAGGCAATTTTACGGCATGAGTGGAATTGCAACTGATACTTCCGGTAATATCTATGTAGCTGAGCTTGATAACCGGGTACAGAAATTCAGCGGAAATGGCGAATATATCACAGAATTCAACATATCTGCTAGAGATATTGCAATCGATTCAGCTGGAAATATCTATGCGACTGTGAACGATTCAATCCAGAAATTCAATTCAGCCGGTACTCGATTAAATACCTGGGGCAGTACTGGGACTGAAAATGGGTACTTTAATTTTCCTACTGGGATTGCATTGGATTCTTCAGGGAATATATATGTTTCAGATATGGAAAATAACAGGATTCAGAAACTAGACTCTTCGGGCAGCTATTTAACAAGCTGGGGTACACCAGGATCAGATAATGGAAGTCTGAAATCGCCAGCTGGAATCACTGTAAGTGGAAATTATGTATATGTTGCTGATATGGGTAATTACAGGGTACAGAAATTTGATTTAGATGGAAATTATGTCTCAAGTTTAGGTAGCAAAGGAACTGGTAACACACAATTTAATAGCAGTATAGCAGTCGCGAACAGTCCGTCTGGAAATATTTATGTAGCTGACTACTACAACAACAGGGTGATTGAGTATGACAGTAACTTTAGTTATTTAACTCAATATACCGGGCTTAGTTATCCAACTGCACTGGTCGTGGCCAATGACAACTTATATGTGCTTGCTTCTGGGGACTATCAGGTGTATCAATATAATGACAATATACACGCAGACTTTACTGCTAATGTTACCAGCGGTTTTGCTCCTCTAACTGTCCAGTTTACAAACCTGTCAGAAAATGCAGAATCTATTGCCTGGGACTTTGAAAACGATGGAGTTATTGATACTTACGAAAGTAATCCAGTTCATGAGTTTATAACTGCAGAAACTTATACAGTCAATCTGACAGCAAGCAATGAAAACGGTACGGATTCAGCATTAGCTACAATTAATGTTTTTGAGAATGTAGTTTTCCCAGGTTACACTAATCCTCCAACTGACTTTAACCATGATGGTCTCTGTGAGGATATCAATGGAAACGGAAACGTGGACTTTGATGATGTAGTGGCATACTATGATAACATGGAGTGGATAGAAGAAAATGCTCCTGTTATTCTTTTTGACTATAATAATAATGATAACATCGATTTTGATGATGTTGTAATACTTTATGGTCTACTTTAA